The following proteins come from a genomic window of Thermoproteales archaeon:
- a CDS encoding CRISPR locus-related DNA-binding protein — MIFVFTLGFEEKYVLRSLTTKGVTKNDEIWIIIPKPRSDRTDTALSFIKMSLRKLFDKNVNVFEVPIDDFYLSVKELRDLLDGLLQKGEIMLNISGGMKILALALLAAALTLNKEFKITILREDMGKIYELPSIVFRPISLDNIDIKILRKLSKAGLISASKLARELKYSRTTVWRRLERLIVEGLVEKVNGKYKITGLGISRI; from the coding sequence ATGATATTCGTTTTCACTCTAGGCTTCGAAGAAAAATATGTTTTACGGAGTCTAACTACGAAAGGTGTAACCAAAAACGATGAAATATGGATAATAATTCCTAAACCTAGAAGCGATAGAACAGATACAGCGTTAAGTTTCATAAAAATGTCCTTAAGAAAATTGTTCGACAAAAACGTTAACGTCTTCGAAGTGCCAATTGACGATTTCTATCTCTCAGTAAAAGAACTGAGAGATCTACTTGACGGATTGTTGCAAAAGGGAGAAATAATGCTTAATATAAGCGGAGGAATGAAGATTCTAGCATTAGCACTATTAGCCGCAGCGTTAACCTTAAACAAAGAATTTAAAATCACCATTTTGAGAGAAGATATGGGAAAAATTTATGAACTCCCCTCTATAGTATTTCGGCCTATCTCGCTAGACAATATCGATATAAAAATTTTAAGAAAACTCTCTAAAGCAGGCCTCATAAGTGCCAGTAAGTTAGCTAGAGAGTTAAAGTATAGCAGAACAACTGTATGGCGGAGACTAGAAAGATTAATAGTCGAAGGTTTAGTAGAGAAAGTAAACGGAAAATATAAAATAACAGGTTTAGGGATAAGTAGAATTTGA
- the cas2 gene encoding CRISPR-associated endonuclease Cas2, with protein sequence MKSKFSGELILVIYDITDDKLRQRVADFLKSKGLIRVQKSAFLGSASHALRAELEAGLWRLVKGEKANVQIYPIPPSSFRRRVVIGVSLDYDDESVLVF encoded by the coding sequence ATGAAAAGTAAATTTTCTGGCGAATTAATACTGGTTATCTACGATATCACCGACGATAAGCTTAGGCAGAGGGTTGCGGATTTTCTTAAGTCTAAGGGGTTGATTAGGGTTCAGAAGAGTGCTTTTCTTGGTTCTGCCTCTCATGCTCTTAGGGCGGAGTTGGAGGCTGGTTTGTGGAGGCTTGTTAAGGGTGAGAAGGCTAATGTTCAGATTTATCCTATTCCTCCGTCTAGTTTTAGGAGGCGGGTTGTTATAGGCGTTTCCTTGGATTATGACGATGAGTCTGTGCTGGTTTTTTAG